A genomic window from Ignavibacteria bacterium includes:
- a CDS encoding T9SS type A sorting domain-containing protein yields the protein MKNLLYSFLVFALMIYTSNTASQWQIVSSGGAVAYNSISFYQSWGFAGGDLGLIKKTVDHGSTWTTLSLGATTKINDVYTYNNVIAYLCGVDGMIYKTPNGGLNWTAQTTAAAYRYYDLDFINSTTGMVVGDDGRAGFTTNGGTNWLQAQLNVSPGAKLDYKVCDMIDMNTWLVASADTQISNIQYSYLHRTTNNGASYQNVYTMVGGLTNDVSFMYLRVMTSTTIYAVSANGYFLRSINNGTTWTAIQLPTIPLAVDFANMSTGYYCGQNGVIRKTTNGGINWIEQTSPTTQALKTIFCKDTSNIYAAGNNGTIVRTQNGGNFVGVNPAGNEIPETFSLNQNYPNPFNPSTRISFDIPVASFVNLTVYNILGKDVKILVNENLNAGKFEAEFDAADLPGGIYFYRLNAGKYTETRKMILVK from the coding sequence ATGAAAAATCTACTTTATTCTTTTTTGGTTTTTGCCTTAATGATATACACTTCCAATACCGCTTCACAATGGCAAATTGTATCAAGCGGCGGGGCTGTTGCTTATAATTCAATTTCATTTTATCAAAGCTGGGGCTTTGCCGGGGGTGACTTAGGTTTAATTAAAAAAACCGTTGATCACGGTTCAACATGGACAACCTTATCTCTCGGTGCAACTACAAAGATCAATGATGTGTATACATACAATAATGTTATAGCATATCTTTGCGGTGTTGACGGGATGATCTATAAAACACCAAACGGAGGTTTAAACTGGACAGCGCAAACAACAGCAGCTGCATACAGGTATTATGACCTCGATTTCATAAATTCTACAACAGGAATGGTTGTTGGTGATGACGGCAGAGCCGGATTCACAACAAACGGCGGTACAAACTGGCTGCAGGCACAGCTTAATGTTTCACCGGGCGCAAAACTTGATTACAAAGTTTGTGATATGATAGACATGAACACATGGTTAGTTGCTTCTGCGGATACACAAATTTCAAATATACAATATTCATATTTACACAGAACCACTAACAACGGCGCAAGCTATCAGAATGTTTACACTATGGTTGGTGGGCTGACAAACGATGTTTCGTTTATGTATTTAAGAGTTATGACCTCAACAACAATTTATGCCGTATCTGCCAATGGGTATTTTTTAAGATCAATAAATAATGGTACTACATGGACAGCAATTCAGCTTCCTACAATACCTCTTGCAGTTGATTTTGCAAATATGTCAACGGGATATTACTGCGGCCAAAATGGTGTCATTAGAAAAACCACGAATGGAGGAATTAACTGGATAGAACAAACTTCTCCGACAACGCAGGCGCTTAAGACTATTTTTTGCAAAGATACAAGCAATATTTATGCAGCAGGAAACAACGGAACAATTGTAAGAACTCAAAACGGGGGAAATTTTGTAGGTGTAAACCCTGCTGGAAACGAAATCCCGGAAACATTTAGCCTGAATCAGAACTATCCTAATCCTTTTAACCCCTCAACCAGGATCTCATTCGATATTCCTGTTGCATCATTTGTAAATCTTACCGTTTATAATATTCTGGGTAAGGATGTAAAAATTCTGGTAAATGAAAATCTGAATGCAGGTAAATTCGAAGCAGAGTTTGATGCAGCAGATTTACCAGGAGGTATATATTTTTACAGGTTAAATGCCGGAAAATATACTGAAACCAGGAAAATGATACTTGTAAAATAA
- a CDS encoding ammonia-forming cytochrome c nitrite reductase subunit c552, translating to MEQNKKDKPFSVKYLVLFFLTAVITAGITLLLVNIFEKKQEATLYPSVFKPVGDEEIDPKVWGENFPFEYDTYKKTETNEGPTFYGGSDNYQKLEKYPNLIQLFAGNPFSKDYREERGHYWAITDVKETKRINEKTPNTCISCKSSSVAVDIKKMGPENFYKAMFKDVGAHYDKSIGCLDCHDPKTMELRISRPAFIEAMQRRGIDVTKASRQEMRSYVCGQCHVEYYFKGDGKYLTFPWDKGLQIDSIEAYYDEINFNDWTHETSGSPMLKMQHPEFETWSTGIHAKSGVSCADCHMPYVKSGSVKVTDHWIRSPLKNVNNACQTCHKWSEQEMTNRVKTIQDRTYETMYRTELAIIDAINAIKAAKDAGATDEQLKEARKLHKRAQMRWDFVAAENSMGFHSPQETLKTLSNAIDYARQSQIAAERLMKNLAVK from the coding sequence ATGGAACAAAATAAAAAAGATAAACCATTCAGTGTAAAATACCTGGTTCTGTTTTTCCTGACAGCGGTTATTACCGCAGGAATAACACTGCTTCTGGTTAACATTTTCGAAAAGAAACAGGAAGCTACGCTCTACCCTTCGGTATTTAAGCCTGTAGGCGATGAAGAAATTGATCCAAAGGTATGGGGAGAGAATTTCCCGTTTGAATATGATACATATAAAAAGACAGAAACAAATGAAGGTCCGACTTTTTACGGAGGCAGCGATAATTACCAGAAGCTGGAAAAATATCCTAATTTAATACAGCTTTTTGCGGGTAATCCTTTTTCAAAGGATTACCGCGAAGAGCGCGGACACTACTGGGCGATTACTGATGTAAAAGAAACCAAGCGTATCAACGAAAAAACACCGAATACATGTATAAGCTGTAAAAGCTCTAGTGTTGCAGTGGATATTAAAAAAATGGGACCCGAAAATTTTTACAAAGCAATGTTCAAAGATGTAGGGGCACATTATGATAAAAGTATAGGATGCCTTGATTGCCATGACCCCAAAACAATGGAGCTGCGTATAAGCCGTCCTGCTTTTATAGAAGCAATGCAGCGAAGGGGAATTGATGTTACAAAAGCTTCGCGGCAGGAAATGAGAAGCTATGTATGCGGACAGTGCCATGTTGAGTATTATTTTAAAGGAGACGGAAAGTATTTAACTTTCCCCTGGGATAAAGGTTTGCAGATTGACAGTATAGAAGCTTATTATGACGAAATTAATTTTAATGACTGGACACATGAAACATCAGGCTCGCCAATGTTAAAAATGCAGCACCCTGAGTTTGAAACATGGTCAACAGGCATTCACGCAAAAAGCGGCGTTAGCTGCGCTGATTGCCATATGCCTTATGTAAAGAGCGGTTCTGTAAAAGTTACCGATCACTGGATAAGGAGTCCGCTTAAGAACGTAAATAACGCCTGCCAGACCTGTCATAAATGGAGCGAACAGGAAATGACGAACCGCGTTAAGACCATTCAGGATAGAACATATGAAACAATGTACAGAACAGAGCTGGCAATTATTGACGCAATAAATGCGATCAAAGCCGCAAAAGATGCAGGCGCAACTGATGAGCAGTTAAAGGAAGCAAGAAAGCTGCACAAACGCGCGCAGATGAGATGGGATTTTGTTGCAGCAGAAAATTCCATGGGATTCCATTCACCACAGGAAACACTTAAAACTTTGAGTAATGCTATTGATTATGCAAGGCAATCTCAAATTGCGGCTGAAAGACTGATGAAAAATCTTGCTGTAAAGTGA
- the nrfH gene encoding cytochrome c nitrite reductase small subunit, whose translation MIKLYLILSVCIGVIVGLGSATFYYAKGYSYMLDDPAACKNCHVMNDQYYSWQKSSHRSVATCNDCHTPSTTIGKYTVKAINGWNHSYAFTSDDYHKPIRINKMNREVAEENCRRCHDMLTHNLTFHETEDTKIQCTSCHLSVGHMK comes from the coding sequence ATGATAAAATTATATTTAATATTATCGGTTTGTATAGGAGTTATTGTCGGGCTGGGCTCTGCTACTTTCTACTACGCCAAAGGGTATTCCTACATGCTTGATGACCCTGCAGCCTGCAAAAACTGTCATGTAATGAATGACCAGTATTATTCGTGGCAAAAATCCTCGCATCGTTCTGTTGCTACATGCAATGACTGCCACACTCCTAGTACAACTATCGGCAAATACACTGTAAAAGCCATTAACGGCTGGAATCACAGCTATGCTTTTACATCTGATGATTACCATAAACCCATCAGGATAAATAAAATGAACAGGGAAGTGGCAGAAGAGAACTGCCGCCGCTGCCATGATATGCTTACGCATAATTTAACTTTCCATGAAACCGAAGATACGAAGATACAATGCACATCGTGCCATTTGAGTGTTGGACATATGAAATAA
- a CDS encoding OsmC family protein has protein sequence MTKTARVDWLEGYRLEGKTDNGKTVMMDSGENATAASPAQLLLQALAGCTMMDCVLIIGKARKKIDKFWVDVTAEESGGHPNIFSKIHVTYNFTGTELDEQLIERAISLSEEKYCRVHAMLSKSSEITSSYNLNK, from the coding sequence ATGACAAAAACAGCAAGAGTTGACTGGCTTGAAGGCTACAGGCTTGAAGGTAAGACCGATAACGGAAAAACTGTAATGATGGATTCCGGTGAGAACGCAACAGCAGCTTCGCCCGCGCAGCTTCTGCTGCAGGCGCTTGCAGGATGCACTATGATGGATTGCGTACTTATAATTGGTAAGGCAAGGAAGAAGATCGATAAATTCTGGGTTGATGTTACTGCCGAAGAATCGGGCGGTCATCCTAATATTTTCAGTAAAATTCATGTAACTTATAATTTTACCGGCACTGAGCTGGATGAACAATTGATCGAAAGGGCTATCAGCTTAAGTGAAGAAAAATACTGCAGGGTGCATGCAATGCTCAGCAAATCTTCAGAAATAACTTCTTCATATAATCTGAACAAATGA
- a CDS encoding acetyl-CoA hydrolase/transferase family protein: MAVLNKIKEQSNRTKEKYSKKYVTPEEAVKVIKSNDRIYIQSGCAYPQKLVEAMVERAPELHDVELCHLMVFGEAPYMKPEMEGHFRHNGFFLGGNTRKHVNQGKADFMPIFLSEIPRLIQHDTKHKVDVVFIQVSPPDMHGFCSMGVAVDCTKAAVHVAKYVIAQINPMMPRVHGDSFIHINDIDFAFEYEQPLQELPGMHAEKDPEETLVFEKIGQNIADLIEDGSTLQMGIGAIPDAVLARLGDRKDLGIHTEMFSDGAIPLIESGVINCDKKSLLRGKMVTSFVLGSHKLFEYIHENPFVEMRTTEFVNDPFTIARNDKMIAINSCLQVDMTGQVCSDSIGYNFYSGFGGQVDFIRGAARSKGGKPIIALQSTAKKGTISRIVPRLEEGAGVTTSRGDVHWIVTEYGAVDLHGMNVRERVHALISVAHPKFREEIEKAAKEKKYI, from the coding sequence ATGGCTGTGTTAAACAAAATTAAAGAACAATCGAACAGAACGAAGGAGAAATACTCGAAAAAGTATGTAACCCCCGAAGAAGCAGTAAAAGTTATTAAATCAAACGACAGGATATATATTCAGTCCGGCTGCGCATACCCACAGAAGCTTGTAGAAGCGATGGTTGAACGCGCGCCCGAGCTGCATGATGTTGAGCTTTGCCACCTGATGGTTTTCGGTGAAGCGCCGTATATGAAACCTGAAATGGAAGGACACTTCAGGCATAACGGATTTTTCCTTGGAGGCAACACAAGAAAACATGTAAATCAAGGCAAAGCTGATTTTATGCCGATATTTTTAAGCGAAATACCAAGGCTTATACAGCATGATACGAAACATAAGGTTGATGTGGTGTTTATCCAGGTTTCACCGCCTGATATGCACGGATTCTGCAGCATGGGTGTAGCGGTTGATTGCACCAAGGCTGCCGTTCATGTTGCGAAATATGTAATTGCACAGATAAACCCGATGATGCCAAGAGTGCACGGCGACAGCTTTATTCATATCAATGATATTGATTTTGCATTTGAATACGAGCAGCCGCTGCAGGAGCTTCCCGGTATGCACGCTGAAAAAGATCCCGAAGAAACATTGGTATTTGAAAAAATTGGACAGAATATCGCAGATCTTATTGAAGACGGCTCAACTTTGCAAATGGGTATCGGCGCTATTCCTGATGCGGTGCTGGCAAGGCTTGGCGACAGGAAAGACCTTGGTATTCATACAGAAATGTTCAGCGATGGCGCAATTCCGCTTATTGAAAGCGGTGTGATTAATTGTGATAAAAAATCACTGCTGCGCGGAAAAATGGTAACTTCATTTGTACTGGGTTCTCATAAGCTGTTTGAATATATCCACGAAAATCCTTTTGTGGAAATGAGAACTACTGAATTTGTAAATGATCCGTTCACAATTGCACGTAACGATAAGATGATAGCAATAAATTCATGCCTGCAGGTTGATATGACCGGACAGGTATGTTCTGACTCGATAGGTTATAATTTTTACAGTGGTTTCGGCGGACAGGTTGATTTTATCCGCGGAGCTGCCAGATCCAAAGGCGGCAAGCCGATAATTGCGCTGCAATCAACAGCCAAGAAAGGAACTATCTCGAGAATTGTACCAAGGCTTGAAGAAGGAGCCGGTGTCACAACATCACGCGGCGACGTTCACTGGATAGTTACTGAATACGGAGCAGTTGACCTGCATGGAATGAATGTGAGAGAAAGAGTGCACGCTTTAATCAGCGTAGCTCATCCCAAGTTCCGTGAAGAAATTGAAAAGGCTGCAAAAGAAAAGAAATATATCTGA
- a CDS encoding DsrE/DsrF/DrsH-like family protein — protein MENNYEPIKKVSIIVSKGSLEGVYPGLIMANGARMEGIEANLFFTFFGMEAIIKKKMDHLKVATVGNPAMHMPTLIGSLPGMSALATHMMEKEMEKIDIPPVREFLEMIHDAGCNIYACKASVDMFHLKKDDFCKQVDEIITVGDFYEKSAGASIIFT, from the coding sequence ATGGAAAATAATTACGAACCAATTAAAAAAGTATCTATTATAGTTTCAAAGGGATCGCTTGAAGGAGTTTATCCCGGGCTGATAATGGCAAATGGCGCGAGAATGGAAGGCATTGAAGCTAATTTGTTCTTTACTTTCTTCGGTATGGAAGCAATAATAAAAAAGAAGATGGATCACCTAAAAGTTGCGACAGTGGGGAATCCCGCAATGCATATGCCGACACTTATTGGTTCACTGCCCGGAATGAGCGCGTTGGCAACGCATATGATGGAAAAAGAGATGGAAAAGATAGATATTCCCCCGGTAAGGGAATTTTTGGAAATGATACATGACGCAGGCTGCAATATTTACGCCTGCAAGGCTTCGGTTGATATGTTTCACCTGAAGAAAGATGATTTTTGCAAACAGGTTGATGAAATTATTACTGTTGGTGATTTTTATGAAAAATCTGCCGGCGCAAGTATAATATTTACTTAA
- a CDS encoding TusE/DsrC/DsvC family sulfur relay protein — MSTAAAEIVILGKTLAIDADGNLVNLSDWNEEIARELAKEEGIDELTDKHWQVINYMRKVYSESGDAPSIRKLTKESGVDTKTLYALFPKGPAKKAARIAGLPKPKGCI, encoded by the coding sequence ATGTCAACCGCAGCAGCAGAAATTGTAATATTGGGAAAGACACTGGCTATTGATGCAGACGGCAATCTTGTAAACTTAAGTGACTGGAATGAAGAAATAGCCAGGGAGCTGGCAAAGGAAGAGGGAATAGATGAGCTGACAGATAAACACTGGCAGGTTATAAATTATATGAGAAAAGTGTATTCTGAATCAGGTGATGCTCCTTCTATAAGAAAGCTTACAAAAGAAAGCGGAGTTGATACTAAAACTCTTTATGCTCTGTTCCCAAAAGGACCTGCAAAAAAAGCCGCAAGAATAGCAGGCTTGCCAAAACCAAAAGGATGCATTTAA
- a CDS encoding NAD(P)/FAD-dependent oxidoreductase, whose translation MKNLVILGAGTAGTMMLNKLYQKLDKSTWKITIVDNEKDHYYQPGFLLIPFGVYSKKDVVKPKKQFFPDGYDMIESEIFKVLPEFNKVHLTNGIILDYDILIIATGSRTAPEETEGLNDKLWYKDIFDFYTLEGSLALAEKFKNWEGGKLVINITEMPIKCPVAPLEFAFLADAFFEDRGIREKVHITYVTPLAEAFTKHKCAEVLGHYLDDKSIELEAEFNTARIDNDEKKLVSWDEREIEFDLLVTVPTNKGADYIETSGLGDELNFVPTDKFTLQSLAHKNVFVIGDASNIPASKAGSVAHFASEILTENILSYINAMPLAAKFDGHANCFIESGHGRAFLIDFNYDVEPMPGKFPLAHFGPFSLLKESRTNHLGKLMFKWVYWNVLLKGKELPMGPLMSLKGKILDEHFSQNEFVTDEQQITKLSGGI comes from the coding sequence ATGAAAAATCTGGTGATCTTAGGGGCAGGAACAGCAGGCACTATGATGCTTAACAAGCTTTATCAAAAGCTTGATAAAAGTACGTGGAAAATAACAATAGTTGATAATGAGAAAGATCATTACTATCAGCCCGGCTTTTTATTGATACCGTTCGGGGTCTATTCTAAAAAAGATGTAGTAAAACCCAAAAAACAGTTCTTCCCAGACGGGTATGATATGATAGAATCAGAGATCTTTAAAGTACTGCCTGAATTCAATAAAGTTCACCTTACCAATGGTATTATACTTGATTATGATATACTTATTATCGCAACCGGTTCAAGAACTGCGCCTGAGGAAACCGAAGGATTAAATGATAAGCTTTGGTACAAAGATATATTTGATTTTTATACACTCGAAGGCTCGCTTGCCCTGGCAGAAAAATTCAAAAACTGGGAAGGCGGAAAATTAGTCATCAATATTACGGAAATGCCGATAAAGTGTCCGGTTGCTCCGCTTGAATTCGCATTTCTTGCCGATGCATTTTTTGAAGACAGGGGTATCCGTGAAAAAGTTCATATTACATATGTAACTCCACTTGCTGAAGCGTTTACAAAACATAAATGCGCCGAGGTTTTGGGTCATTACCTTGATGATAAAAGCATAGAGCTTGAAGCTGAGTTCAATACCGCAAGAATTGATAACGATGAGAAAAAGCTTGTTTCATGGGATGAGAGAGAAATTGAATTTGACCTGCTGGTAACTGTACCCACAAATAAAGGCGCCGACTATATTGAAACAAGCGGTTTGGGTGATGAACTGAATTTTGTGCCAACTGATAAATTTACTCTTCAATCACTTGCTCATAAGAATGTATTTGTAATTGGCGATGCCTCAAATATTCCTGCCAGCAAAGCAGGTTCAGTAGCGCACTTTGCTTCAGAAATTTTAACCGAAAATATTTTAAGTTATATAAATGCCATGCCGCTTGCAGCAAAGTTTGATGGTCATGCAAACTGTTTTATTGAATCAGGCCACGGCAGGGCATTTTTAATTGATTTTAATTACGATGTTGAACCAATGCCGGGTAAATTCCCGCTTGCGCACTTTGGACCGTTTTCACTTCTCAAAGAATCCAGAACAAATCATTTAGGAAAGCTGATGTTTAAATGGGTTTACTGGAATGTGCTTCTTAAAGGTAAAGAATTGCCTATGGGACCTTTAATGAGCTTGAAAGGGAAAATTCTGGACGAGCATTTTTCGCAGAATGAATTTGTAACAGATGAACAGCAAATAACAAAACTCTCAGGAGGAATATAA
- a CDS encoding metallophosphoesterase family protein, translating to MKYAIISDIHANLEAAEACLREIEKLKADRIICLGDLVDYCAQPNEVISLIKNNCDVVILGNHDEAQFHQYISERFREFARISSVHTRGILHPENLEYIKTLPFTHSENNLLFVHACPFEPANYKYVLNEEAAVTNFGAFTEKICFIGHSHIPRIFENSGSEAAPAVEGKLKTGSRYIINVGSVGQPRDKNNRLSFGFFDTEEYRYSNIRADYDRSSASIKIYKEGLPVFLAQRILTGN from the coding sequence TTGAAATACGCGATCATATCAGATATACACGCAAACCTTGAAGCAGCCGAAGCCTGCTTAAGGGAAATTGAAAAATTAAAAGCAGACCGCATCATCTGCCTGGGTGACCTTGTAGATTACTGCGCGCAGCCGAACGAAGTGATATCATTAATTAAAAATAACTGCGATGTAGTAATTCTCGGTAATCACGATGAAGCGCAGTTTCATCAGTATATTTCAGAGAGATTCAGGGAGTTTGCAAGGATATCTTCAGTTCATACAAGGGGAATACTGCATCCTGAAAACCTGGAGTATATTAAGACCCTTCCGTTTACACACAGTGAAAATAATTTACTCTTCGTTCATGCCTGTCCGTTTGAACCTGCAAACTACAAATATGTATTGAACGAAGAAGCCGCTGTAACTAACTTCGGTGCATTCACAGAAAAAATTTGTTTCATCGGTCACTCCCACATACCGCGGATATTTGAAAACTCAGGCAGCGAAGCTGCGCCTGCTGTAGAAGGTAAATTAAAAACCGGCAGCCGGTATATTATAAATGTTGGCAGTGTTGGCCAGCCCAGAGATAAAAACAACAGGCTTTCATTTGGTTTTTTCGATACTGAAGAATACAGGTACTCGAATATTCGAGCTGATTATGACAGAAGCTCCGCAAGCATAAAGATATACAAAGAGGGATTACCTGTTTTCCTGGCTCAAAGGATCCTTACAGGTAATTAG
- a CDS encoding 2,3,4,5-tetrahydropyridine-2,6-dicarboxylate N-succinyltransferase has protein sequence MSLEQDIEKYFSAGEIKAAEKKKAMAAFKEMVKLLNNGTVRSAEKTNGTWKANTWVKKGILLGFRLGKNKDMSIYRQMLFFDKDTLPIKPLKLNDAVRIVPGGSSIRTGAYIGKGVICMPPMYINIGAYVDDNSLIDSHALVGSCAQLGKKIHLSAAAQIGGVLEPINSVPVIIEDEVMIGGNSGIYEGTIVQKRAVIGAGCIITGSTPVYDTVKGKIYRKTKDEPLVIPEGAVVVAGSRPLANQFGMENHLSVYTPMIIKYRDEKTDAGTALEESLR, from the coding sequence ATGAGTTTAGAGCAGGATATCGAAAAATACTTTTCAGCAGGTGAGATTAAAGCTGCCGAAAAAAAGAAAGCAATGGCAGCGTTTAAGGAAATGGTTAAGCTGCTCAACAACGGCACTGTGCGCAGTGCAGAAAAAACCAACGGCACGTGGAAAGCCAACACATGGGTTAAAAAAGGCATACTGCTTGGATTCAGGCTCGGCAAGAACAAGGATATGTCAATTTACCGGCAGATGCTGTTTTTTGATAAGGATACTTTGCCCATTAAACCTTTGAAGCTGAATGATGCCGTAAGGATAGTGCCGGGGGGATCATCTATAAGAACCGGCGCATATATTGGTAAAGGTGTAATTTGTATGCCGCCAATGTATATAAATATTGGCGCTTATGTTGATGATAACTCGCTAATTGATTCACATGCGCTAGTTGGCTCATGCGCGCAATTAGGTAAAAAGATACATCTTTCCGCGGCAGCGCAGATAGGAGGAGTGCTTGAGCCAATAAATTCAGTACCCGTTATAATAGAAGATGAAGTAATGATAGGCGGCAACAGCGGAATATATGAAGGCACAATTGTGCAGAAAAGAGCAGTGATAGGGGCAGGATGTATTATCACAGGATCAACACCTGTATATGATACTGTTAAAGGAAAAATCTACCGCAAAACTAAAGATGAGCCTCTTGTTATTCCCGAAGGCGCTGTTGTAGTTGCGGGCTCACGCCCGCTGGCAAACCAGTTCGGCATGGAAAATCATTTATCGGTTTACACTCCGATGATAATAAAATACCGCGATGAAAAAACCGATGCAGGGACTGCTCTGGAAGAGAGTCTTAGATAG
- a CDS encoding ubiquinol-cytochrome c reductase iron-sulfur subunit yields the protein MSGKLSRRDFIKRSAVGVIASGAMLSSINISAFTKAAAASKAVFRKTGDDIVVKLSENAALTKTGGSVKINDELMLIRNSETTFLAIRTICTHKGCDVELEGDKFVCPCHGSEFSLTGKVETGPAKDNLKTFETIFDSDKGTVTIKTDGADKKEEKSN from the coding sequence ATGTCAGGCAAATTATCAAGAAGAGATTTTATAAAGCGTTCAGCGGTTGGTGTAATAGCCTCCGGCGCGATGCTTTCAAGTATAAATATTTCCGCATTCACTAAAGCAGCAGCAGCTTCAAAGGCAGTGTTCCGCAAAACAGGTGATGATATTGTAGTAAAGCTTTCAGAAAATGCAGCGCTCACAAAAACAGGCGGCAGTGTTAAGATAAACGATGAGCTTATGCTTATTAGGAATTCTGAAACAACCTTTTTGGCTATCAGAACAATTTGCACACACAAAGGCTGTGATGTTGAGCTTGAAGGTGATAAATTCGTTTGTCCATGCCACGGCTCTGAATTTTCATTAACAGGAAAAGTTGAAACAGGTCCCGCAAAGGATAACCTGAAAACATTTGAAACAATTTTTGATTCCGATAAAGGCACGGTTACAATAAAAACCGATGGTGCCGATAAAAAGGAAGAAAAAAGCAATTAG
- a CDS encoding proline dehydrogenase family protein yields the protein MGIINKLVVGTLPLVPKAIVRRFANRYIAGETLGHAVITSEKLNAKGIMGTIDVLGEDVFEKEDATRSKNECLEVLSAIKKHSLNSNQSIKLTSLGLKIDREFCLSNVKEIFAKAKEHNIFVRIDMEDSSVTDDTIWVFTEARKTYSNCGIVLQAYLRRTYDDAAKLIESGTNFRLCKGIYIEPEEIAFKERQEVRDNFLKILRLMLEKDSYVGIATHDEYLVDGAYKLIDELKKPKDRYEFQMLLGVREGMRDKIVKDGHRMRIYIPFGTHWYQYSIRRFKENPQMAGYVVKSILNGGK from the coding sequence ATGGGTATAATTAATAAGTTAGTCGTCGGCACCCTGCCGCTTGTTCCAAAAGCAATAGTGAGAAGATTCGCGAACCGATATATTGCCGGTGAAACACTGGGTCATGCAGTAATAACATCAGAGAAGCTTAATGCCAAAGGCATTATGGGAACCATAGATGTGCTTGGCGAGGATGTATTTGAAAAGGAAGATGCAACACGCTCAAAAAATGAATGCCTCGAAGTGCTTAGTGCGATCAAGAAACATTCCCTTAATTCAAACCAGTCAATTAAGCTGACATCACTTGGATTAAAAATTGACAGGGAATTCTGCTTAAGCAATGTGAAGGAAATATTCGCAAAAGCGAAGGAGCATAATATCTTCGTGCGCATAGATATGGAAGATTCAAGTGTGACAGATGATACAATTTGGGTATTTACCGAAGCAAGAAAGACATACAGCAACTGCGGCATTGTGCTGCAGGCTTACTTACGGCGGACCTATGATGATGCCGCAAAGCTGATAGAAAGCGGAACAAACTTCAGGCTTTGCAAAGGAATTTATATTGAGCCTGAGGAAATTGCTTTTAAAGAAAGACAGGAGGTCCGTGATAACTTTCTGAAAATTTTAAGGCTCATGCTTGAAAAGGATTCATACGTTGGAATTGCTACACACGATGAATACCTTGTTGATGGCGCGTATAAGCTTATTGATGAGCTTAAAAAACCAAAAGACCGGTATGAATTTCAGATGCTGCTGGGAGTAAGAGAAGGTATGCGCGATAAGATAGTTAAGGACGGTCACCGTATGCGGATTTATATTCCGTTCGGTACTCATTGGTACCAGTATTCGATCAGGCGCTTTAAGGAAAATCCGCAGATGGCAGGTTATGTTGTAAAAAGTATTTTGAACGGTGGTAAGTAA
- a CDS encoding DUF2203 domain-containing protein, which produces MNYQHIIHFTLEEANDKLDSIKGDIEEMINLKRRLDQKGYDVYSHSYLGGSGPNGKSAFPEEMDRLIDILRKLNDDGVMVKGIDRGLVDFPHIRNNGEEVYLCWKFGEGDINWWHTIPDGFTGRRNISEL; this is translated from the coding sequence ATGAATTATCAGCACATCATACATTTTACGCTTGAAGAAGCCAATGATAAGCTGGACAGCATTAAGGGTGATATTGAAGAGATGATAAACCTTAAGCGCAGGCTTGACCAGAAGGGATATGATGTATACAGCCATTCATACCTGGGCGGTTCGGGACCCAACGGCAAAAGCGCTTTCCCTGAAGAAATGGACAGGCTGATAGATATTTTACGGAAGCTTAATGATGACGGGGTAATGGTAAAAGGAATTGACAGGGGACTGGTGGACTTCCCTCATATCCGCAATAACGGCGAGGAAGTTTATTTATGCTGGAAGTTCGGTGAAGGTGATATCAACTGGTGGCATACTATCCCCGACGGGTTTACAGGAAGAAGAAATATCAGTGAGTTATAG